The Meles meles chromosome 12, mMelMel3.1 paternal haplotype, whole genome shotgun sequence genome includes a window with the following:
- the CFAP73 gene encoding cilia- and flagella-associated protein 73 isoform X2, whose product MLCGWFPRQPGPARWLPSLEYRARRHAALNPKPPGPSELAQDSCLVERKPGTIAGRMAVAWEDYFRLALQEKGPEKIPEHNLDHLPPVLRLLEKRQELVNADRDLQAQKEVFQTMTAAQKQRWEQLEQKERELKGSFVHFDKFLQDTEARRSRALRRAAQERLQASRQEAEAQRLRVQLDELQRERARLQRRLERLEPCARLLGQVLEQLPEFQDVPELVARFDGLADMQAALRLTERQRLAELEEARARLQRLRDAGQDELLGQSQRRAQLLERLEAARERTLRWESKWIQIQNTAAEKTLVLGRSRMAALNLFQLVCQHKARPPALAIEDTEGQLEQVKLFILDLSAMLASLRQAEPTPASQP is encoded by the exons ATGTTGTGTGGTTGGTTTCCCCGGCAACCGGGGCCTGCTAGGTGGCTGCCTTCTTTGGAGTACAGAGCTCGCCGCCACGCTGCCCTCAACCCGAAACCCCCAGGGCCTTCTGAGCTAGCGCAAGACTCCTGCCTCGTGGAAAGAAAGCCCGGGACAATTGCAGGGAGAATGGCCGTGGCCTGGGAGGACTATTTCCGGCTGGCCTTGCAAGAGAAAGGGCCCGA GAAGATCCCAGAGCACAATCTGGACCATCTCCCGCCAGTGCTGCGCCTCCTGGAGAAGAGGCAAGAGCTGGTGAATGCGGACCGGGACCTGCAGGCCCAGAAGGAG GTGTTCCAGACTATGACGGCAGCCCAGAAACAGCGCTGGGAACAGTTGGAACAGAAGGAGCGGGAGCTAAAGGGGTCTTTTGTCCACTTTGACAAGTTCTTGCAG GACACCGAGGCCCGGCGCAGCCGCGCGCTGCGGAGGGCAGCACAGGAGCGGCTGCAGGCGAGCCGCCAGGAGGCCGAGGCACAACGGCTTCGGGTCCAGCTGGACGAGCTGCAGCGGGAGCGCGCGCGGTTGCAGCGCCGGCTGGAGCGCCTGGAGCCCTGCGCGCGCCTGCTGGGCCAAGTGTTGGAGCAGCTGCCCGAG TTCCAGGACGTCCCCGAGTTGGTGGCGCGCTTTGACGGCCTGGCCGATATGCAGGCGGCGCTGAGGCTCACGGAGCGCCAGCGGCTGGCGGAGCTGGAGGAGGCCCGCGCGCGGCTGCAGAGGCTGCGGGACGCGGGGCAGGACGAGCTGCTGGGGCAGAGCCAGCGGCGAGCGCAGCTGCTGGAGCGCCTGGAGGCTGCGAGGGAGCGAACGCTGCGCTGG GAATCCAAGTGGATTCAGATCCAGAACACAGCAGCGGAGAAGACCCTTGTCCTGGGCCGCAGCAGGATGGCGGCGCTGAACCTGTTCCAGCTGGTGTGCCAGCACAAGGCGCGGCCCCCCGCCCTGGCCATCGAGGACACTGAGGGGCAGCTGGAGCAG GTGAAGTTGTTCATCCTGGACCTCTCCGCCATGCTGGCCAGTCTTCGTCAGGCCGAGCCCACAcctgcctcccagccctga
- the CFAP73 gene encoding cilia- and flagella-associated protein 73 isoform X1 — translation MAVAWEDYFRLALQEKGPDPSRKIPEHNLDHLPPVLRLLEKRQELVNADRDLQAQKEVFQTMTAAQKQRWEQLEQKERELKGSFVHFDKFLQDTEARRSRALRRAAQERLQASRQEAEAQRLRVQLDELQRERARLQRRLERLEPCARLLGQVLEQLPEFQDVPELVARFDGLADMQAALRLTERQRLAELEEARARLQRLRDAGQDELLGQSQRRAQLLERLEAARERTLRWESKWIQIQNTAAEKTLVLGRSRMAALNLFQLVCQHKARPPALAIEDTEGQLEQVKLFILDLSAMLASLRQAEPTPASQP, via the exons ATGGCCGTGGCCTGGGAGGACTATTTCCGGCTGGCCTTGCAAGAGAAAGGGCCCGA CCCCTCCAGGAAGATCCCAGAGCACAATCTGGACCATCTCCCGCCAGTGCTGCGCCTCCTGGAGAAGAGGCAAGAGCTGGTGAATGCGGACCGGGACCTGCAGGCCCAGAAGGAG GTGTTCCAGACTATGACGGCAGCCCAGAAACAGCGCTGGGAACAGTTGGAACAGAAGGAGCGGGAGCTAAAGGGGTCTTTTGTCCACTTTGACAAGTTCTTGCAG GACACCGAGGCCCGGCGCAGCCGCGCGCTGCGGAGGGCAGCACAGGAGCGGCTGCAGGCGAGCCGCCAGGAGGCCGAGGCACAACGGCTTCGGGTCCAGCTGGACGAGCTGCAGCGGGAGCGCGCGCGGTTGCAGCGCCGGCTGGAGCGCCTGGAGCCCTGCGCGCGCCTGCTGGGCCAAGTGTTGGAGCAGCTGCCCGAG TTCCAGGACGTCCCCGAGTTGGTGGCGCGCTTTGACGGCCTGGCCGATATGCAGGCGGCGCTGAGGCTCACGGAGCGCCAGCGGCTGGCGGAGCTGGAGGAGGCCCGCGCGCGGCTGCAGAGGCTGCGGGACGCGGGGCAGGACGAGCTGCTGGGGCAGAGCCAGCGGCGAGCGCAGCTGCTGGAGCGCCTGGAGGCTGCGAGGGAGCGAACGCTGCGCTGG GAATCCAAGTGGATTCAGATCCAGAACACAGCAGCGGAGAAGACCCTTGTCCTGGGCCGCAGCAGGATGGCGGCGCTGAACCTGTTCCAGCTGGTGTGCCAGCACAAGGCGCGGCCCCCCGCCCTGGCCATCGAGGACACTGAGGGGCAGCTGGAGCAG GTGAAGTTGTTCATCCTGGACCTCTCCGCCATGCTGGCCAGTCTTCGTCAGGCCGAGCCCACAcctgcctcccagccctga